Proteins from a genomic interval of Paenibacillus sp. RC334:
- a CDS encoding aldo/keto reductase family protein has protein sequence MEYRKLGKSGLRVSEIALGNWITHGAQVDDTTAKACVHAALDSGITTFDTADVYSETMAETVLGHSLKGIRRESIELCTKVFHPTGTGQNDKGLSRKHIMEACHASLRRLQTDYIDVYYAHRFDPTVSLEETFLALSDLVRQGKVLYVGVSEWTADQIKQGADLARELKVPFVASQPQYSMLWRIIEAEVIPACEQEGIGQVVWSPLAQGILSGKYAVDKPLPEGSRASTTAGSPFFERLAGQWLRKEVLQAVELIRPIAQENGLTLPQLAIAWVLQNPQVSSAIIGASKPEQVKENVKAAGVRLEGEVMRQIDSILNGVVELDPSKTG, from the coding sequence ATGGAATATCGTAAACTTGGAAAAAGCGGCTTGAGGGTAAGCGAGATAGCATTGGGGAACTGGATAACCCACGGTGCACAAGTGGATGACACCACGGCGAAAGCATGTGTCCATGCTGCATTAGATTCAGGAATCACAACGTTTGATACCGCTGATGTTTATTCAGAAACGATGGCGGAAACGGTTTTAGGTCATTCTTTAAAGGGAATACGACGTGAAAGTATTGAACTATGCACAAAGGTTTTTCATCCAACAGGTACCGGACAGAATGATAAAGGGCTATCCCGCAAGCACATTATGGAGGCCTGCCATGCTTCTCTTCGACGCTTGCAGACGGATTATATTGATGTTTATTATGCACATCGTTTTGATCCAACCGTATCACTAGAAGAGACATTTTTGGCATTATCCGATTTGGTTCGTCAGGGGAAGGTTTTGTATGTAGGGGTGAGCGAGTGGACAGCAGACCAGATAAAGCAAGGAGCGGATTTAGCGAGAGAACTAAAGGTCCCCTTCGTGGCAAGTCAACCCCAATATTCCATGCTCTGGCGTATTATTGAAGCTGAAGTGATTCCCGCTTGTGAGCAGGAAGGAATTGGACAGGTCGTTTGGTCGCCTCTGGCACAGGGTATTCTTTCTGGGAAATATGCAGTAGACAAGCCGCTTCCCGAGGGTTCACGTGCTTCTACGACAGCAGGTTCACCATTTTTCGAACGCTTGGCCGGGCAATGGTTACGTAAAGAGGTCCTTCAGGCAGTGGAGCTGATCCGGCCGATTGCACAGGAAAATGGTTTGACGCTACCACAGCTTGCAATAGCATGGGTTTTACAAAACCCGCAAGTGTCCTCAGCTATTATCGGTGCTTCCAAGCCAGAGCAGGTGAAGGAGAATGTAAAAGCTGCGGGTGTCCGTCTCGAAGGGGAGGTTATGAGACAAATTGACAGTATTTTAAACGGCGTTGTTGAACTTGATCCGAGTAAAACGGGTTAA